Proteins from a genomic interval of Falco rusticolus isolate bFalRus1 chromosome 7, bFalRus1.pri, whole genome shotgun sequence:
- the NR1H3 gene encoding oxysterols receptor LXR-alpha isoform X1, whose protein sequence is MGPTQLSTQDHGKRVASVFEMEEEGLSLFPGSENPPEHTENPPLKRKKGPAPKMLGNEVCSVCGDKASGFHYNVLSCEGCKGFFRRSVIKGAQYVCKNGGKCEMDMYMRRKCQECRLRKCQEAGMREQYVLSEEQIRLKKLKKQEDDQARTVVVRPNPPNPPSPSHKLTPEQLNMIKKLVAAQQQCNQRSFTDRLKVTPWPQVPDPNNREARQQRFAHFTELAIISVQEIVDFAKQLPGFLELTREDQIALLKTSTIEVMLLETSRRYNPEIESITFLKDLSYNRDDFAKAGLQFEFINPIFEFSKGMNELQLNDAEYALLIAINIFSADRPNVQDQSLVERLQHTYVEALHSYICINRPNDRLMFPRMLMKLVSLRTLSSVHSEQVFALRLQDKKLPPLLSEIWDVHE, encoded by the exons ATGGGTCCCACTCAACTCAGCACACAGGATCATGGGAAGCGGGTGGCAAGTGTCTTtgagatggaggaggaagggcttTCGCTCTTCCCTGGCTCGGAGAACCCCCCTGAGCATACAG AAAATCCCCCCCTGAAGCGGAAGAAGGGCCCAGCCCCTAAGATGCTGGGAAATGAAGTGTGCAGCGTGTGTGGGGACAAGGCCTCCGGCTTCCACTACAACGTGCTGAGCTGTGAAGGCTGCAAGGGCTTCTTCCGCCGCAGCGTCATCAAGGGTGCACAGTATGTCTGCAAGAACGGCGGCAAGTGCGAGATGGACATGTACATGCGCCGCAAGTGTCAGGAGTGCCGGCTGCGCAAGTGCCAGGAGGCGGGCATGCGGGAGCAGT ATGTTCTGTCTGAAGAGCAGATCCgactgaagaaactgaagaagcaGGAAGATGATCAGGCTCGGACAGTTGTGGTGCGTCCAAATCCTCCGAATCCACCAAGCCCTTCCCACAAACTGACGCCTGAACAGTTGAACATGATAAAAAAGCTTGTGGCCGCTCAACAGCAGTGCAACCAACGCTCATTCACAGACAGGCTCAAAGTGACG CCATGGCCCCAAGTTCCTGACCCTAATAACCGTGAAGCAAGGCAGCAGCGTTTTGCTCACTTCACAGAACTTGCAATTATCTCTGTGCAAGAGATTGTGGACTTTGCCAAGCAACTACCTGGCTTCCTGGAGCTCACCAGGGAAGATCAGATCGCTTTATTGAAGACATCTACCATAGAG GTGATGCTGTTGGAGACATCTCGGCGCTACAATCCAGAGATTGAGAGCATCACATTTCTTAAGGACCTGAGCTATAATCGGGATGATTTTGCCAAAGCAG GTCTGCAGTTCGAGTTCATTAACCCCATCTTTGAGTTCTCAAAGGGAATGAATGAGCTACAACTCAACGATGCTGAATATGCACTTTTAATCGCCATCAACATTTTCTCTGCAG ACCGACCGAATGTGCAGGACCAGTCCCTGgtggagaggctgcagcacaCCTATGTGGAAGCCCTTCATTCTTACATTTGCATCAACAGACCAAAT GACCGCCTGATGTTTCCACGGATGTTAATGAAGCTGGTCAGTCTTCGGACACTAAGTAGTGTCCACTCCGAACAGGTGTTTGCCCTTCGGCTGCAGGACAAGAAACTCCCACCcctgctttcagaaatctgGGATGTGCATGAGTGA
- the NR1H3 gene encoding oxysterols receptor LXR-alpha isoform X2, translated as MGPTQLSTQDHGKRVASVFEMEEEGLSLFPGSENPPEHTENPPLKRKKGPAPKMLGNEVCSVCGDKASGFHYNVLSCEGCKGFFRRSVIKGAQYVCKNGGKCEMDMYMRRKCQECRLRKCQEAGMREQYVLSEEQIRLKKLKKQEDDQARTVVVRPNPPNPPSPSHKLTPEQLNMIKKLVAAQQQCNQRSFTDRLKVTPWPQVPDPNNREARQQRFAHFTELAIISVQEIVDFAKQLPGFLELTREDQIALLKTSTIEVMLLETSRRYNPEIESITFLKDLSYNRDDFAKAGLQFEFINPIFEFSKGMNELQLNDAEYALLIAINIFSAVPPPEEI; from the exons ATGGGTCCCACTCAACTCAGCACACAGGATCATGGGAAGCGGGTGGCAAGTGTCTTtgagatggaggaggaagggcttTCGCTCTTCCCTGGCTCGGAGAACCCCCCTGAGCATACAG AAAATCCCCCCCTGAAGCGGAAGAAGGGCCCAGCCCCTAAGATGCTGGGAAATGAAGTGTGCAGCGTGTGTGGGGACAAGGCCTCCGGCTTCCACTACAACGTGCTGAGCTGTGAAGGCTGCAAGGGCTTCTTCCGCCGCAGCGTCATCAAGGGTGCACAGTATGTCTGCAAGAACGGCGGCAAGTGCGAGATGGACATGTACATGCGCCGCAAGTGTCAGGAGTGCCGGCTGCGCAAGTGCCAGGAGGCGGGCATGCGGGAGCAGT ATGTTCTGTCTGAAGAGCAGATCCgactgaagaaactgaagaagcaGGAAGATGATCAGGCTCGGACAGTTGTGGTGCGTCCAAATCCTCCGAATCCACCAAGCCCTTCCCACAAACTGACGCCTGAACAGTTGAACATGATAAAAAAGCTTGTGGCCGCTCAACAGCAGTGCAACCAACGCTCATTCACAGACAGGCTCAAAGTGACG CCATGGCCCCAAGTTCCTGACCCTAATAACCGTGAAGCAAGGCAGCAGCGTTTTGCTCACTTCACAGAACTTGCAATTATCTCTGTGCAAGAGATTGTGGACTTTGCCAAGCAACTACCTGGCTTCCTGGAGCTCACCAGGGAAGATCAGATCGCTTTATTGAAGACATCTACCATAGAG GTGATGCTGTTGGAGACATCTCGGCGCTACAATCCAGAGATTGAGAGCATCACATTTCTTAAGGACCTGAGCTATAATCGGGATGATTTTGCCAAAGCAG GTCTGCAGTTCGAGTTCATTAACCCCATCTTTGAGTTCTCAAAGGGAATGAATGAGCTACAACTCAACGATGCTGAATATGCACTTTTAATCGCCATCAACATTTTCTCTGCAG TGCCACCTCCAGAGGAAATCTGA